From Plasmodium chabaudi chabaudi strain AS genome assembly, chromosome: 12, the proteins below share one genomic window:
- a CDS encoding secreted ookinete protein, putative (query 187-187;GPI_cleavage_site_score=1.1019999) — MNKLFYFFFCFFLNIFFNKVCCEKTALLPFSDIMSTVSDIADVISPKGENDVEPTSEPLTRINLKIVPSKKLNISKNDMVFLLSELKQEIRRQVSILEEELEEKERNRRRSSSLWSTNQAPVYVPEEGDDKQIENIDDTEKEEIENLLDSLNKIGNDEDENNLDNISFDIKINKDKKLEDNQEDFINSSRFKQASFRNGPITPQSP, encoded by the exons atgaacaaattattttatttttttttttgtttttttttgaacatcttttttaataaagtaTGTTGTGAGAAAACGGCGCTGTTGCCTTTTTCGGATATTATGTCAACGGTGTCAGATATAGCAGATGTTATTTCACCAAAAGGGGAAAATGATGTCGAGCCAACTTCAGAACCGCTTACCcgaattaatttaaaaattgttccTTCAAAAAAACTAAATATCAGTAAGAATGATATGGTGTTCTTATTATCAGAGCTCAAACAAGAGATTAGGAGacaa gTCAGTATATTAGAAG AAGAATTAGAAGAAAAGGAAAGGAATCGACGAAGATCTTCATCCTTATGGTCAACTAATCAAGCTCCAGTTTATGTTCCCGAAGAAG GAGATGATAAACAG attgaaaatattgatGATACAGAAAAGGAAGAGatagaaaatttattgGACTCTTTAAATAAG ATTGGAAATGATGAAGATGAGAACAATTTggataatatttcttttgatataaaaattaacaaagacaaaaaattaGAGGATAACCAAGAAGACTTTATAAATTCTTCAAGATTTAAACAAGCGTCTTTCAGGAATg GCCCTATAACACCTCAATCACCGTAA
- a CDS encoding conserved protein, unknown function (term=structural;date=20120109;qualifier=method_exon=changed gene model, changed coordinates of exon 2, added exon 1 based on RNASeq and homology;curatorName=ucb@sanger.ac.uk;~term=annotation;date=20180502;qualifier=removed_product=conserved Plasmodium protein, unknown function;qualifier=added_product=conserved protein, unknown function;qualifier=added_GO:0070258;qualifier=added_literature=pmid:27696623;curatorName=ucb@sanger.ac.uk;~;query 175-175;GPI_cleavage_site_score=0.10399999) yields the protein MDSTSSKHSDGLMEDQNAPSRELSSKGSIKLNSKSQSHISSNVSAPQNADDTEDVLLTQKKSETPETSHESFDINEDKEISYKRFIQNARDEYSVQQMEKFLKHGIADNGMRMMTTDTSSWLYDYYKTTKTPAPCCVKELTPNTTIDYYYYTTPFQTQIGDINLTMMHSQVNFEDGTCTPADRVFKMHKITPEMTKQAMLKSLKYKYEYTS from the exons ATGGATTCTACAAGCTCTAAACATAGCG ACGGTTTAATGGAGGACCAAAATGCACCATCTCGTGAATTATCATCAAAAGGATCGATAAAGTTGAACTCCAAAAGTCAATCCCATATTTCAAGTAATGTAAGCGCCCCACAAAATGCAGATGATACTGAAGATGTTCTTCTTACCCAAAAAAAATCTGAAACACCCGAAACAAGCCATGAAAGTTTTGATATCAATGAAGACAAAGAAATTAGCTACAAAAGGTTCATACAAAATGCTCGTGATGAATATTCTGTTCAACAAATGGAgaaatttttaaa GCATGGGATTGCAGATAATGGGATGAGAATGATGACAACAGACACAAGCTCATG gttatatgattattataaaacaaCTAAAACCCCTGCTCCTTGTTGTGTAAAAGAGCTTACCCCAAACACAACAattgattattattactatacTACCCCATTTCAAACACAGATAGGAGATATTAATTTAACTATGATGCATAGTCAGGTTAACTTTGAGGACGGTACATGCACACCTGCTGATCGAGTCTTCAAAATGCATAAAATTACCCCTGAAATGACTAAACAGGCTATGTTAAAATCTTTaaagtataaatatgagTATACAAGTTAG
- a CDS encoding histone RNA hairpin-binding protein, putative (term=annotation;date=20150128;qualifier=removed_product=conserved Plasmodium protein, unknown function;qualifier=added_product=histone rna hairpin-binding protein, putative;qualifier=added_gene_name=slbp;qualifier=added_literature=pmid:17998288;curatorName=ucb@sanger.ac.uk;~pfam_scan;Pfam:PF15247.2; E()=2.7E-22;score=78.5;query 21-91;description=SLBP_RNA_bind;~iprscan;InterPro:IPR029344 : Histone RNA hairpin-binding protein, RNA-binding domain;Pfam:PF15247; score=2.4E-22;query 21-91;description=Histone RNA hairpin-binding protein, RNA-binding domain) codes for MNDASSFQRFHNKFSNNELKQSQINQRLKNINLTKRLISYERYIKAIPKNKRNPNLKNDWHPETPRINKQLSVSQWNKEMKKWRKQIHAWGNMPEYVYKHICNLSFADRNKYLSELKLLELSQVEINNLKKKNEQCSEIIVNNILLIPEQNNNTNICANSGIIEKPFFFLPQNFSGTILNDQLIIIKQNYLEKCLYSLQQKYTPKYAHLFDAYNSFYIMARDPNLNCKKEKKEQKTITVKLNKKFNSCYENGNNKNGEIRTSQDILKEYMNKQEIQASKYLHSTNTKKNSNYRKGKRHF; via the coding sequence ATGAATGATGCATCAAGTTTCCAAAGATtccataataaattttcaaacaATGAATTGAAGCAATCCCAAATTAATCAAAGacttaaaaatatcaattTAACAAAACGTTTAATATCGTATGAACGGTACATAAAAGCTATACCAAAAAATAAGAGAAATccgaatttaaaaaatgattggCATCCTGAAACACCTCGAATTAATAAACAATTAAGCGTATCACAATGgaataaagaaatgaaaaaatggaGAAAACAAATACATGCATGGGGTAATATGCCtgaatatgtttataaacatatatgtaaCTTATCATTTGCAGAccgaaataaatatttatcagAATTAAAATTACTTGAACTAAGTCAGGTggaaattaataatttaaaaaaaaaaaatgaacaatGTTCAGAAATTATAGTgaacaatattttattaattcctgaacaaaataacaatacaaatatttgCGCAAATAGTGGAATAATAGAAAagccatttttttttctcccTCAAAATTTTAGTGGAACTATATTAAATGACCagttaataattattaagcaaaattatttagaaaaatgtCTATATTCATtacaacaaaaatatacccCCAAATATGCACACTTGTTTGACGCATATAATAGTTTCTATATTATGGCAAGGGACccaaatttaaattgtaaaaaggaaaaaaaggaGCAAAAAACTATCACcgtaaaattaaataaaaaatttaatagcTGTTATGAAAatggtaataataaaaatggggAAATTAGAACTAGCCAAGATATTctaaaagaatatatgaataagcAAGAAATACAAgcatcaaaatatttacattctacaaatacaaaaaaaaatagtaactATAGAAAGGGGAAAagacatttttaa
- a CDS encoding 50S ribosomal protein L14, mitochondrial, putative (query 88-88;GPI_cleavage_site_score=0.156;~pfam_scan;Pfam:PF00238.15; E()=1.1E-23;score=83.4;query 13-115;description=Ribosomal_L14;~iprscan;InterPro:IPR000218 : Ribosomal protein L14b/L23e;SMART:SM01374; score=1.6E-31;query 10-124;description=Ribosomal protein L14P;~iprscan;InterPro:IPR000218 : Ribosomal protein L14b/L23e;Pfam:PF00238; score=7.1E-24;query 13-115;description=Ribosomal protein L14P;~iprscan;InterPro:IPR036853 : Ribosomal protein L14 superfamily;Superfamily:SSF50193; score=4.84E-30;query 5-119;description=Ribosomal protein L14 superfamily) — protein MIQLTNVLCGLWRQSIVRCADNSGVIKACIIGIGKNKWGTGKIGDRIRVSIRDKTSECGISEKTPKGIIVRRKKETKRKDGSYIKFDDNAFVMISKNKLKATKIKGPVAMETRHNCRNLARYIF, from the coding sequence ATGATACAATTGACAAATGTTTTGTGTGGCCTTTGGAGGCAATCTATTGTTAGGTGTGCAGATAACAGCGGTGTTATAAAGGCATGCATAATTGgaattggaaaaaataaatgggGTACTGGAAAAATAGGAGATCGAATTAGAGTATCAATACGTGATAAAACTTCTGAATGTGGAATTTCAGAAAAAACACCCAAAGGAATTATTgttagaagaaaaaaagaaacaaaaagaaaagatgGTAGTTACATCAAATTTGATGATAATGCTTTTGTTAtgatatcaaaaaataaattaaaagccacaaaaataaaaggacCAGTTGCTATGGAAACGAGACATAATTGCAGAAATTTGGCTagatacattttttaa
- a CDS encoding V-type proton ATPase 16 kDa proteolipid subunit, putative (term=annotation;date=20130308;qualifier=removed_product=vacuolar ATP synthetase, putative;qualifier=added_product=v-type proton atpase 16 kda proteolipid subunit, putative;curatorName=ucb@sanger.ac.uk;~;query 33-52; ~;query 113-124; ~;query 10-32; ~;query 53-75; ~;query 90-112; ~;query 125-147; ~;query 1-9; ~;query 76-89; ~;query 148-166; ~tmhmm; query 1-167; ~pfam_scan;Pfam:PF00137.17; E()=6.5E-10;score=39.0;query 13-74;description=ATP-synt_C;~pfam_scan;Pfam:PF00137.17; E()=6.5E-21;score=74.2;query 90-152;description=ATP-synt_C;~iprscan;InterPro:IPR011555 : ATPase, V0 complex, proteolipid subunit C, eukaryotic;TIGR_TIGRFAMS:TIGR01100; score=1.0E-44;query 10-117;description=V-ATPase proteolipid subunit C, eukaryotic;~iprscan;InterPro:IPR035921 : F/V-ATP synthase subunit C superfamily;Superfamily:SSF81333; score=8.24E-17;query 83-151;description=F/V-ATP synthase subunit C superfamily;~iprscan;InterPro:IPR035921 : F/V-ATP synthase subunit C superfamily;Superfamily:SSF81333; score=4.05E-5;query 11-75;description=F/V-ATP synthase subunit C superfamily;~iprscan;InterPro:IPR000245 : ATPase, V0 complex, proteolipid subunit C,;PRINTS:PR00122; score=1.8E-56;query 53-77;description=V-ATPase proteolipid subunit;~iprscan;InterPro:IPR000245 : ATPase, V0 complex, proteolipid subunit C,;PRINTS:PR00122; score=1.8E-56;query 27-51;description=V-ATPase proteolipid subunit;~iprscan;InterPro:IPR000245 : ATPase, V0 complex, proteolipid subunit C,;PRINTS:PR00122; score=1.8E-56;query 103-129;description=V-ATPase proteolipid subunit;~iprscan;InterPro:IPR000245 : ATPase, V0 complex, proteolipid subunit C,;PRINTS:PR00122; score=1.8E-56;query 130-153;description=V-ATPase proteolipid subunit;~iprscan;InterPro:IPR002379 : ATPase, F0/V0 complex, subunit C;Pfam:PF00137; score=6.2E-18;query 92-151;description=V-ATPase proteolipid subunit C-like domain;~iprscan;InterPro:IPR002379 : ATPase, F0/V0 complex, subunit C;Pfam:PF00137; score=2.0E-11;query 15-73;description=V-ATPase proteolipid subunit C-like domain), with the protein MRTCDPNSAFFGFMGIAASSIFSNLGAAFGTAKSGVGVCSVGVMRPDLIMKSILPVVMAGVLGIYGIIMSIIISGKMSPAASYSSYLGYTHLASGLIVGLSSLAAGLAIGIVGDAGVRANAQQNRLFIGMILILVFSETLALYGLIIGIYISLSDASNLCTPYNVA; encoded by the exons ATGCGAACATGTGATCCAAATTCAGCCTTTTTTGGGTTTATGGGGATTGCAGCATCCTCTATCTTTTcaa ATTTGGGAGCAGCCTTCGGTACTGCTAAAAGTGGAGTAGGAGTTTGCAGTGTTGGTGTAATGAGACCAGATTTAATCATGAAATCAATTTTACCAGTTGTTATGGCCGGTGTTCTTGGTATTTATGGAATTATTATGTCTATCATTATCTCCGGAAAAA TGTCACCCGCTGCTAGCTACTCAAGTTATTTGGGATACACACACTTAGCATCTGGTTTAATAGTCGGACTAAGCTCATTG GCTGCCGGTTTGGCTATTGGTATCGTTGGTGATGCTGGTGTAAGAGCAAATGCCCAACAAAACCGATTATTTATTGGAATGATTTTAATCTTAGTTTTCTCTGAAACTTTGGCCTTATATG GTTTAATTATTGGCATTTACATTTCCTTATCAGACGCAAGCAACTTATGTACGCCTTACAACGTCGCTTAA